A section of the Gallus gallus isolate bGalGal1 chromosome 4, bGalGal1.mat.broiler.GRCg7b, whole genome shotgun sequence genome encodes:
- the CYTL1 gene encoding cytokine-like protein 1, giving the protein MLLSLFALLSAALLARAAPPTCYSRVLSLSKEITESFKELQTSKAKDPCVETLPRLYLDIHNYCVLTKLRDFVAYPRCERVLEVSELKEKARSLYTIMISYCRRDLAFLTDDCNALESPIQSSIESSEDIDS; this is encoded by the exons ATGCTGCTGAGCctgtttgctctgctttctgcagccctgctagCCAGAGCAGCCCCTCCAACTTGCTACTCCAGGGTGTTATCTCTGAGCAAAGAAATCACCGAGTCCTTCAAGGAGCTTCAGACCTCCAAGGCTAAG gacCCATGCGTGGAGACCCTGCCCAGGCTGTACTTGGACATCCAT AATTACTGTGTGCTGACAAAACTCCGTGACTTTGTGGCCTACCCCAGATGTGAGAGAGTGCTGGAAGTGAGtgagctgaaggaaaaagcCCGGAGCCTGTACACCATTATGATCTCCTACTGCAGAAGG GACTTGGCGTTCCTTACTGATGACTGTAATGCTCTGGAAAGTCCCATCCAGTCTTCCATTGAGTCCTCTGAAGACATTGACAGCTAA